Proteins encoded within one genomic window of Candidatus Zixiibacteriota bacterium:
- a CDS encoding 4Fe-4S dicluster domain-containing protein: MGINRRGFLKVSSLTALGLAGGSVSRAFGNVDSTNTPVDSTTQPPVHQGPLTAKRWAMVIDLRKCNEQEGCSDCSKACHLIHNVPEFDNPKDEVKWIWKESFEHVFEDQDHPLQMEGLNHMPTLVLCNHCDNPPCVRVCPTNATFRRESDGVVMMDWHRCIGCRYCVAACPYGSRSFNWRDPRPHIKEMKTDYPTRTRGVVEKCTFCEERLARGKMPACVEACKHGALIFGDLEDPESEVRKILQERYTIRRRPSLGTNPEVYYVV, encoded by the coding sequence ATGGGTATCAATCGAAGAGGATTTCTGAAGGTATCTTCGCTTACCGCCCTGGGACTGGCCGGTGGTTCGGTCAGCCGCGCCTTCGGAAACGTTGACAGCACTAACACGCCGGTCGACAGTACGACGCAGCCGCCGGTTCATCAGGGACCGCTTACGGCGAAGCGCTGGGCCATGGTAATCGACTTACGCAAATGCAATGAACAGGAAGGTTGCTCCGACTGCTCCAAGGCCTGCCACCTGATCCACAACGTCCCGGAATTCGACAACCCCAAGGACGAAGTCAAGTGGATCTGGAAGGAGTCTTTCGAACATGTTTTCGAGGACCAGGATCATCCGCTGCAGATGGAAGGTCTCAACCACATGCCGACGCTGGTGCTCTGCAACCACTGTGATAATCCGCCTTGTGTTCGGGTCTGCCCGACCAACGCCACTTTCCGTCGTGAAAGCGACGGCGTCGTGATGATGGACTGGCACCGCTGTATCGGCTGCCGTTATTGTGTCGCCGCCTGTCCGTACGGTTCGCGCTCGTTCAACTGGCGCGATCCCCGGCCGCATATCAAAGAGATGAAGACGGACTATCCCACGCGCACCCGAGGGGTCGTGGAGAAATGTACGTTCTGCGAGGAAAGACTCGCGCGCGGCAAAATGCCCGCCTGCGTCGAGGCTTGTAAACACGGCGCTCTTATTTTTGGCGATCTCGAAGATCCCGAATCGGAGGTTCGGAAAATCCTCCAGGAGCGTTATACGATTCGTCGTCGGCCCTCGCTTGGTACTAACCCTGAAGTCTACTATGTAGTGTGA
- the dsrJ gene encoding sulfate reduction electron transfer complex DsrMKJOP subunit DsrJ has product MHDAGKVIVGVIIFLVLISFPIWYNVASKTADYRPVLEKPLGEACVAATDYMTGYHMDLLNTWRDDVVRKQERFFTGPDGTTMEKSLSNTCLSCHVNKDKFCDQCHNYAGVDPYCWDCHIVPKEVAK; this is encoded by the coding sequence ATGCATGATGCCGGGAAAGTTATTGTCGGGGTGATCATCTTCCTGGTTTTGATCAGTTTCCCGATCTGGTATAACGTCGCCAGCAAGACCGCCGACTACCGGCCGGTGCTGGAAAAACCGCTGGGTGAAGCCTGTGTGGCCGCGACCGATTATATGACCGGCTACCACATGGACCTGCTCAACACCTGGCGCGATGATGTCGTCCGCAAACAGGAGCGTTTCTTCACCGGACCGGACGGCACTACCATGGAAAAGAGCCTGTCGAACACCTGTCTGAGCTGCCATGTCAACAAGGACAAGTTCTGCGATCAGTGCCATAACTACGCCGGTGTCGATCCCTATTGCTGGGATTGTCATATCGTGCCGAAGGAGGTGGCTAAGTAA
- a CDS encoding (Fe-S)-binding protein has product MAEKMKKPEELIQIDYGLPQKKWTDPSVEFKRGFYNYAGVSEKLEYLGLPTMGKWQPHDEEWPLPDGWEKIILDGFKQRLEKFRSFKLFMDICVRCGACADKCHYYIGSGDPKNMPVLRAELMRSVYRNDFTTAGKILRGLNGGRKLTVKVLKEWFYYFYQCTECRRCSVFCPYGIDTAEITMMARELMNLIGVTIEWITTPAANCYQTGNHLGIQPHGFVDSIEFAVDELEELTGIRVEAPINKKGAEVLFIAPSADYFASPHYYTLLGYLMLFHEIGLDYTWSCYASEGGNFGLFHSVDMMKRLNAKMYMEAKRLGVKWILGGECGHMWRVVHQYMDTLNGPADFLEVPKSPITGTVFKNAKSTKMVHIMEFTSDLIRNGKLKLDPSRNDHRHVTFHDSCNPARAMGLIEEPRYVIRNVCNKFTEMPENTIREQTFCCGSGAGLGTDENLEMRLRGGLPRANAVRYVHDKNGVNTLLCICAIDKATLPPLMEYWVPEVEVAGIHEMLGNALVMKGEKRETDLRGEPLPGLEKKEETEDA; this is encoded by the coding sequence ATGGCAGAGAAAATGAAAAAACCGGAAGAATTGATCCAGATAGATTACGGTCTGCCGCAAAAGAAATGGACCGATCCCAGTGTAGAGTTCAAGAGAGGATTCTATAACTACGCCGGGGTGAGCGAGAAGCTCGAGTATCTGGGTTTGCCCACCATGGGCAAATGGCAGCCGCACGACGAAGAATGGCCGCTGCCGGACGGCTGGGAGAAGATTATCCTGGATGGTTTCAAGCAACGCCTGGAAAAATTCAGATCGTTCAAGTTGTTCATGGATATCTGCGTGCGTTGCGGCGCCTGCGCCGACAAATGCCATTATTACATCGGCTCGGGCGATCCCAAGAACATGCCGGTCCTGCGTGCCGAACTGATGCGTTCGGTTTATCGCAACGACTTCACTACGGCCGGCAAAATTCTGCGTGGACTCAACGGCGGCCGCAAGTTGACCGTCAAGGTGCTCAAGGAATGGTTCTACTACTTCTATCAATGCACCGAATGCCGCCGCTGCTCGGTATTTTGTCCGTACGGTATCGACACCGCTGAAATCACCATGATGGCTCGCGAGTTGATGAACCTGATCGGTGTGACGATCGAATGGATCACCACTCCCGCCGCCAACTGCTATCAAACCGGCAACCACCTCGGGATTCAGCCACATGGTTTTGTCGACAGTATCGAATTCGCGGTCGATGAACTCGAGGAGCTGACCGGGATCAGGGTTGAGGCGCCGATCAACAAGAAGGGAGCGGAGGTTCTGTTTATCGCTCCGTCGGCCGACTATTTTGCCTCGCCCCATTATTACACTTTGCTCGGTTATCTGATGCTGTTTCACGAGATCGGCCTGGATTATACCTGGAGTTGTTATGCCTCCGAAGGCGGCAATTTCGGTTTGTTCCATTCAGTCGACATGATGAAGCGGCTTAACGCCAAGATGTACATGGAGGCTAAGCGCCTCGGTGTGAAATGGATTCTGGGCGGTGAATGCGGTCACATGTGGCGGGTGGTACACCAATACATGGACACCCTCAACGGTCCGGCTGATTTTCTCGAAGTTCCGAAATCGCCGATCACCGGTACCGTTTTCAAGAATGCCAAATCGACCAAGATGGTCCATATCATGGAATTCACCTCGGATTTGATTCGCAACGGCAAATTGAAACTGGATCCCAGCCGCAACGACCATCGCCATGTAACTTTCCACGACTCCTGCAACCCGGCCCGAGCGATGGGATTGATCGAGGAACCGCGTTACGTGATTCGCAACGTCTGTAACAAGTTCACCGAAATGCCGGAGAACACGATCAGGGAACAGACCTTCTGCTGTGGTTCCGGAGCCGGACTGGGCACGGATGAAAACCTGGAAATGCGTCTGCGGGGCGGCCTCCCTCGTGCCAACGCCGTTCGCTACGTACACGATAAAAACGGCGTTAATACCCTTCTGTGTATCTGTGCCATCGACAAGGCGACCCTTCCGCCGCTGATGGAATACTGGGTGCCGGAGGTCGAAGTAGCCGGTATTCATGAGATGCTCGGAAATGCGCTGGTCATGAAAGGTGAAAAGCGCGAAACCGATCTGAGAGGCGAACCGCTGCCGGGTCTCGAAAAGAAGGAGGAAACCGAAGATGCATGA
- the dsrM gene encoding sulfate reduction electron transfer complex DsrMKJOP subunit DsrM: MSIFVAILAVIVLLLIPLIGVGVLNLEYLFGVIIPYSAIVIFLVGIVARVFRWAKSPVPFRIPTTCGQQKTHDWIKSSKIEAPHTFWGVLVRMAMEVLFFRSLFRNTKQELKEGGKLVYGSNKWLWLGSLAFHYSFLIIFIRHFKFFAEPVPHFVYVVQTLDGFFQIGLPILYMTDIIIVLALTYLFFRRVLEPRMRYISLLGDYFPLLLIGSIVTSGILLRYFYKTDLVAIKELGMGLISLHPVTPEGIGILFFIHLFFVSCLFIYFPFSKLVHMAGVFMSPTRNMANNNRMKRYINPWPSHEVKVHTYEEYEDEYRDLMRAAGLPLDKEE; encoded by the coding sequence ATGAGTATTTTCGTGGCGATCCTGGCAGTGATTGTACTGCTCTTGATCCCGCTGATAGGTGTCGGGGTGCTCAACCTCGAATACCTTTTCGGGGTGATCATACCGTACTCTGCCATCGTGATTTTCCTGGTAGGGATCGTGGCTCGGGTATTTCGCTGGGCGAAATCGCCGGTGCCGTTTCGGATTCCGACCACCTGCGGCCAGCAGAAAACGCACGACTGGATTAAGTCATCCAAAATCGAGGCTCCTCATACGTTCTGGGGAGTGCTGGTGCGGATGGCGATGGAAGTGCTGTTTTTCCGCTCCCTCTTCCGCAATACCAAGCAGGAACTGAAAGAGGGCGGTAAGCTGGTCTATGGCTCCAACAAATGGCTCTGGTTGGGCAGCCTGGCTTTTCATTACAGTTTCCTCATCATTTTTATTCGGCATTTTAAGTTCTTTGCCGAACCCGTTCCGCACTTCGTTTATGTAGTCCAGACGCTGGACGGATTTTTCCAGATTGGTCTCCCGATTCTATACATGACCGATATCATTATCGTCCTGGCCCTGACGTATCTTTTCTTCCGTCGCGTGCTGGAACCGCGCATGCGTTATATCTCGCTGCTCGGTGATTACTTTCCGCTCTTGCTGATCGGTTCCATAGTAACCAGTGGCATTCTGCTCAGGTATTTTTACAAGACTGATCTGGTAGCTATCAAGGAACTGGGTATGGGGCTGATCAGCTTACACCCGGTGACACCCGAGGGAATCGGGATCTTGTTCTTCATCCATCTCTTCTTCGTGAGCTGTCTCTTCATCTACTTCCCGTTCAGCAAGCTGGTCCACATGGCCGGGGTATTCATGAGTCCGACCCGCAACATGGCCAACAACAACCGGATGAAGCGCTACATCAATCCGTGGCCAAGCCATGAGGTTAAGGTGCATACCTACGAAGAATACGAAGACGAATACCGGGATCTCATGAGAGCTGCCGGCCTCCCGTTGGATAAGGAGGAGTAA
- a CDS encoding RsbRD N-terminal domain-containing protein gives MLASLLNEKRDAIITQWRSRIVDTYPSDSANFLTNRKNQFANPVGHAIREQTEVLFDELVGGESRSVLAQALDKIIRIRAVQEFTPAQATAFVYLLKDVIYEQVRGSLNDARVATELRKLEGRIDRLALLAFDLYTLCRDQMAQIKVNEAKRRTYKMVDHLNRRGIDIDSLDNEDEDDNEEEKH, from the coding sequence ATGCTAGCGAGTCTTTTGAACGAAAAACGAGACGCCATAATTACTCAATGGCGTAGCCGAATTGTTGATACTTATCCATCCGATTCGGCCAATTTCTTGACCAATCGCAAAAACCAGTTCGCCAACCCGGTCGGTCATGCCATTCGGGAGCAAACCGAGGTTCTTTTCGATGAACTGGTTGGAGGAGAGAGCCGCTCGGTGCTGGCGCAGGCGCTCGATAAAATTATCCGGATTCGCGCTGTGCAGGAGTTCACACCGGCCCAGGCTACCGCTTTTGTTTATTTGCTCAAGGATGTTATTTACGAGCAGGTGCGGGGCTCCCTCAATGATGCCCGAGTAGCGACTGAACTGCGCAAGCTGGAAGGCCGGATCGACCGGCTGGCGTTGTTGGCGTTCGATTTGTACACTCTTTGTCGCGATCAGATGGCGCAGATTAAAGTCAATGAGGCTAAGCGCAGGACTTATAAGATGGTGGATCATCTGAATCGACGCGGGATCGATATCGATTCCCTGGATAATGAAGACGAAGACGACAACGAAGAAGAGAAGCATTGA
- a CDS encoding TusE/DsrC/DsvC family sulfur relay protein, which produces MPKFEQGSVSIEVDEDGFMMEPEQWSEDVAKALATTEGVDNMTEEHWKLVNYLREYYLKFGIAPMIRKLCKETGFPLKKVYELFPSGPAKGACKVAGLAKPTGCV; this is translated from the coding sequence ATGCCGAAATTTGAACAAGGCTCGGTCAGCATTGAGGTCGATGAAGACGGTTTCATGATGGAGCCGGAACAGTGGAGTGAGGATGTCGCCAAGGCGTTGGCTACGACTGAAGGCGTTGATAATATGACCGAAGAGCATTGGAAGCTGGTCAACTACCTGCGTGAGTATTACCTGAAGTTTGGGATTGCTCCCATGATTCGTAAGCTCTGCAAAGAGACCGGATTCCCGCTCAAGAAGGTTTACGAGCTGTTCCCGTCGGGACCGGCCAAGGGCGCCTGTAAGGTTGCCGGCCTGGCCAAGCCGACCGGTTGTGTGTGA
- a CDS encoding NAD(P)-binding protein encodes MGLIGKKKKKLVTRGGGVSSREQSPLRPSGVPKPAPCGMEGCPNHNHIRHMLMTISKAQQLETPMDEALEKAWKIFAETTPFHSVCGRVCPHPCESACNRNGKEGGVGINAIERFIGDYALEKKFTPPMLTDQKRSEKIAVIGSGPAGISCAYQLARRGYQVTIFEAFPKTGGMLRYGIPDYRLPQSILDAEIQRVLDMGVDLKTNTIVGKDVTVDALKNEFNAVFIGIGAHTGLNLRVDGEDAPNVMTGVDLLHKVNSGEAVEIGDNVVVVGGGDTAIDAARISRRLGAKATILYRRTREEMPAIEEEIEGALAEGVEIHYLAAPIEIYNDGSRATGMKCQKMQLGEPDASGRRRPVPIEGDTFDLEFTTLVTAISQAPDFTGFEDFVEGKDWIKVDEKFKTKIEKAFSGGDNTNLGLVIDAIHHGRRAAEAIHESISGEAMPDEKKGPAVKLDKMHHEYYEAKERHEPKNMDPNEALKSLTAEITYTFDLETAVAEAGRCMSCGLCFDCGTCWSLCQDSAIKKPSQKGGPVIGAEEYYFKHDVCTGCKKCSEQCPCGYIEMH; translated from the coding sequence ATGGGTTTAATAGGAAAGAAAAAGAAAAAGCTGGTGACTCGTGGAGGCGGGGTTTCATCGCGCGAGCAATCACCGCTCCGGCCGTCAGGTGTGCCGAAACCGGCCCCCTGTGGCATGGAAGGCTGCCCCAATCATAACCACATTCGCCATATGCTGATGACCATTTCCAAGGCTCAGCAGCTCGAAACTCCGATGGACGAAGCGCTCGAAAAAGCCTGGAAAATTTTTGCCGAGACGACGCCGTTCCATTCGGTGTGCGGTCGCGTTTGCCCGCATCCCTGTGAATCCGCTTGTAACCGGAACGGTAAGGAAGGCGGCGTTGGGATTAACGCTATCGAACGTTTCATCGGTGATTATGCTCTCGAGAAGAAATTCACGCCTCCGATGCTTACCGACCAGAAGCGTTCCGAGAAGATCGCCGTGATCGGATCCGGTCCGGCCGGTATCTCCTGTGCTTACCAGCTCGCCCGGCGCGGCTATCAGGTCACTATTTTTGAAGCTTTCCCGAAAACCGGCGGTATGCTCCGCTACGGTATTCCGGATTATCGTTTGCCGCAGAGCATTCTCGATGCCGAGATTCAGCGCGTCCTCGATATGGGCGTGGACCTGAAGACCAACACCATCGTCGGGAAAGACGTTACCGTCGACGCTCTCAAGAATGAATTCAACGCGGTTTTCATCGGCATCGGCGCTCATACCGGCTTGAACCTGAGAGTCGACGGCGAAGATGCTCCCAATGTCATGACCGGTGTTGATCTGCTGCATAAAGTCAACTCGGGCGAAGCGGTTGAGATCGGCGATAATGTGGTCGTGGTCGGCGGCGGTGATACCGCTATCGATGCGGCACGTATTTCCCGCCGTCTGGGCGCCAAGGCGACCATTCTCTATCGCCGTACTCGTGAAGAGATGCCCGCCATCGAGGAAGAGATCGAAGGCGCGCTGGCCGAGGGAGTCGAGATCCATTATCTCGCCGCTCCGATCGAAATCTACAACGACGGTTCCCGGGCGACCGGTATGAAATGCCAGAAGATGCAACTGGGCGAGCCGGATGCTTCGGGACGTCGCCGACCGGTGCCGATTGAAGGGGACACTTTCGATCTCGAGTTCACCACTCTGGTGACGGCAATTTCGCAAGCTCCGGATTTCACCGGATTCGAGGATTTCGTCGAAGGGAAAGACTGGATCAAGGTCGATGAAAAGTTCAAGACCAAGATCGAAAAGGCTTTCTCCGGCGGCGACAACACCAACCTCGGGCTGGTGATCGATGCTATTCATCACGGTCGTCGCGCCGCCGAAGCGATTCACGAATCGATATCGGGTGAAGCGATGCCGGATGAGAAGAAAGGTCCGGCGGTTAAGCTCGACAAGATGCATCACGAGTACTACGAGGCCAAAGAGCGCCATGAACCGAAGAACATGGATCCGAACGAGGCGCTTAAGAGCCTTACGGCCGAAATTACCTACACCTTCGATCTGGAAACGGCGGTCGCCGAGGCCGGACGCTGCATGAGCTGCGGACTTTGTTTCGACTGCGGCACCTGCTGGTCGCTCTGCCAGGATTCGGCGATCAAGAAACCGTCCCAGAAGGGCGGACCGGTGATCGGCGCCGAGGAGTATTATTTCAAGCATGATGTCTGCACCGGGTGTAAAAAGTGTTCCGAACAATGCCCTTGCGGATATATCGAAATGCATTAG
- the cobB gene encoding hydrogenobyrinic acid a,c-diamide synthase (glutamine-hydrolyzing), with product MGATVPRLLIAGLSGDSGKTLSSLSVITALRRQGRSVAPFKKGPDFIDAAWLGEVAQNVCRNLDTFMVESAEVLSRFTRHALGAEVAVVEGNRGLFDGMDDEGTHSSASLARLLGTPVILTVDTTKTTRTVAAMIKGCQQFEPDLNIAGVILNRVAGPRHEAVVRKAVETYCGIPVVGVFPKLGEAAEVIPGRHLGLVTPAEFGNRDRLHDILADLADKYLDLDRIWRIAQSAPELKESLTRTIDKKTEKVTIGYFADSVFTFYYPENLEALVEHGARLLPLSSLETSELPDEIDALYIGGGFPETQAERLTANRSLMKSVKNAAADGLPIYAECGGLIYLCRNLTVGDATYAMAGVFDLDLTLSRRPVGHGYVQMEVTDENPFLPRGLSFRGHEFHYSGPKDSLQQSTALKVIRGVGLNRAVDGLRVDNVLACYTHLHADGVPEWADGMVKAAVDYRSARGTEKKASSDLRENNKHRRERGDAKMVTEVGLAGA from the coding sequence ATGGGTGCGACCGTTCCGCGTCTCCTGATAGCCGGCCTGTCCGGTGACTCGGGCAAGACGTTATCGAGCCTCAGTGTCATTACGGCACTCCGGCGACAGGGACGGTCGGTGGCCCCGTTCAAAAAAGGCCCTGACTTTATAGATGCCGCCTGGCTGGGTGAAGTGGCGCAGAACGTCTGCCGCAATCTCGATACCTTCATGGTCGAGTCGGCAGAGGTCCTGAGTCGCTTCACCCGTCATGCCCTTGGGGCGGAAGTGGCCGTGGTTGAAGGCAATCGCGGGCTCTTCGACGGCATGGACGACGAGGGGACTCACAGTTCGGCATCACTGGCCAGGCTTCTCGGAACACCCGTGATCCTGACCGTCGATACGACGAAAACAACGCGTACGGTTGCGGCTATGATCAAAGGTTGTCAGCAGTTTGAACCGGACCTGAATATCGCCGGAGTGATTCTCAACCGGGTGGCCGGACCACGCCATGAAGCCGTGGTTCGCAAGGCCGTGGAGACTTACTGCGGCATTCCCGTTGTCGGGGTGTTTCCCAAGCTGGGGGAAGCGGCCGAGGTTATCCCCGGACGCCATCTCGGTCTGGTAACACCGGCCGAATTCGGGAATCGCGACAGACTGCACGACATCCTCGCCGATCTGGCTGATAAGTATCTTGACCTTGATCGTATCTGGCGCATCGCTCAGTCCGCTCCGGAGTTGAAGGAGTCCTTGACGCGAACGATCGATAAAAAAACCGAGAAGGTGACGATCGGTTACTTTGCCGATTCCGTATTCACTTTCTATTATCCGGAAAATCTGGAAGCTCTGGTCGAACACGGGGCGCGGTTATTGCCGCTGTCGTCGCTCGAAACGAGTGAGCTGCCCGATGAAATCGACGCCTTGTACATCGGCGGTGGTTTCCCGGAAACGCAGGCGGAGCGTTTAACCGCCAATCGGTCGTTGATGAAGTCGGTTAAGAACGCCGCGGCCGACGGCCTCCCGATTTACGCTGAGTGCGGTGGACTGATTTATCTTTGCCGTAATCTCACCGTCGGTGATGCGACCTATGCCATGGCCGGGGTGTTCGATCTCGACCTGACGCTGAGCCGTAGACCGGTCGGTCATGGTTATGTCCAGATGGAAGTAACGGATGAAAATCCGTTCCTGCCGCGCGGGTTGTCGTTTCGAGGGCATGAGTTCCACTACAGCGGTCCGAAGGATTCGCTGCAACAGTCTACCGCCCTGAAGGTGATTCGCGGGGTGGGTTTGAATCGGGCCGTCGACGGCCTTCGTGTCGACAATGTCCTTGCCTGCTATACGCATTTGCACGCCGACGGCGTTCCCGAGTGGGCCGATGGTATGGTAAAGGCCGCGGTCGATTATCGGTCGGCGCGAGGAACCGAGAAAAAAGCATCGTCCGACTTGCGTGAGAATAATAAGCACCGTCGCGAACGAGGCGACGCTAAAATGGTAACAGAGGTAGGACTGGCCGGGGCCTGA
- the dsrB gene encoding dissimilatory-type sulfite reductase subunit beta, protein MAEVHERRTDYGPPHYERFLPPVIKENYGKWKYHEVLKPGVMVHVSESGAKLYTVRAASGRLISVDKIRKYADLADKYCGGHLRFTSRHNVEFLTTEQANIDPLIADLKALGHPVGGIGNSITSIVHTQGWVHCHSAATDASGLVKCVMDELIEYFENMKLPGKLRIALACCLNMCGAVHCSDIAILGIHRKPPRIDHTQVKNMCEIPSVSAACPTAAIRPVTVDGNPSVEIDEQRCMFCANCFTVCPAMPIADPDNDGVSIWVGGKVSNARSEPKFSKLAIPFLPNNPPRWPEVTSAIRNLVELWAKNARKYERMGEWIERIGWPKFFRMAGIKFQKEHIDDFKHAGLSFKRSTHLTF, encoded by the coding sequence ATGGCAGAAGTACACGAACGGCGGACAGACTACGGCCCGCCTCATTACGAGAGGTTCTTGCCTCCGGTCATTAAAGAGAACTACGGCAAATGGAAGTATCATGAAGTCCTGAAACCGGGCGTTATGGTGCATGTCAGTGAATCGGGTGCCAAGTTGTATACCGTGCGCGCCGCTTCCGGCCGTTTGATCAGTGTCGATAAGATCCGCAAGTACGCCGACCTGGCCGACAAGTACTGCGGCGGTCACCTGCGTTTCACCAGCCGTCACAACGTCGAGTTCCTGACGACCGAACAAGCCAATATCGATCCGTTGATTGCCGATCTGAAAGCTCTCGGCCATCCGGTCGGTGGTATCGGCAACTCCATCACGAGTATCGTACATACCCAGGGTTGGGTTCACTGCCACTCGGCGGCGACCGATGCCTCCGGTCTCGTTAAGTGCGTCATGGATGAGCTGATCGAGTACTTTGAAAACATGAAGCTGCCGGGCAAGCTCCGCATTGCTCTGGCTTGCTGTCTGAATATGTGTGGTGCGGTGCACTGCTCCGATATCGCTATTCTCGGTATTCACCGCAAACCGCCGCGAATCGACCACACTCAGGTGAAGAACATGTGCGAAATCCCGAGTGTTTCGGCCGCCTGTCCGACTGCGGCGATTCGTCCGGTTACCGTCGACGGCAACCCCTCGGTTGAGATCGACGAGCAGCGCTGTATGTTCTGCGCCAACTGTTTCACCGTCTGTCCGGCTATGCCTATTGCCGATCCGGACAACGACGGTGTGTCTATCTGGGTAGGCGGTAAAGTTTCCAACGCCCGCTCGGAACCGAAGTTCTCCAAACTGGCGATCCCGTTCCTTCCGAACAACCCGCCGCGGTGGCCGGAAGTTACCAGCGCCATTAGGAATCTGGTTGAACTCTGGGCTAAGAACGCTCGCAAGTACGAAAGAATGGGCGAATGGATCGAGCGTATCGGATGGCCGAAGTTCTTCCGGATGGCCGGCATCAAATTCCAGAAAGAACACATTGACGACTTCAAGCATGCCGGTCTGTCGTTCAAACGGTCAACACATCTAACCTTCTAA
- the dsrA gene encoding dissimilatory-type sulfite reductase subunit alpha: MANELPKTPKLDELEKGAWPSFVKEIKVAAEKSPMAADLLGQLEQSYNERIGHWKHGGIVGVMGYGGGVIGRYSDLPNKYPHVSHFHTIRVNQPAGWYYTSEVLRKIADMWEQKGSGLTNLHGSTGDLVLLGTRTEQLEPVFDELQKMDFDIGGSGSDLRTPSCCCGMSRCEWACYDTMAMCYDFTMHWQDELHRPAFPYKFKFKFSGCPNDCVASIARADMSIIGTWRDDIQVNQAEVKNYVDKGLDIESDVIANCPGKCMDWDGEKLHIDNSYCVRCMHCINVMPKALAPGKDRGATILLGAKAPIIEGALLSSVLIPFWKPEPPYDDLKELVEEIWDLWCEEGKARERVGEFMQRVGLGNFLDAIGVEPVPEMVASPRDNPYVFYDLSGDDEDEDEE, from the coding sequence ATGGCGAACGAACTTCCGAAAACTCCGAAACTTGATGAGCTCGAAAAGGGCGCATGGCCAAGTTTTGTGAAGGAGATTAAGGTCGCGGCCGAAAAGAGTCCGATGGCCGCCGATCTTCTGGGCCAGTTGGAGCAATCCTACAACGAGCGGATTGGTCACTGGAAACACGGTGGTATTGTTGGTGTAATGGGATACGGCGGCGGCGTGATCGGTCGTTATTCCGACTTGCCGAACAAATATCCGCATGTCTCGCACTTCCACACGATTCGTGTCAATCAGCCGGCCGGTTGGTACTACACTTCCGAAGTGCTGCGCAAGATCGCCGATATGTGGGAGCAAAAAGGTTCCGGCCTGACGAACCTGCACGGTTCCACGGGCGACCTGGTGCTTCTGGGCACTCGTACTGAGCAGCTCGAACCGGTGTTCGATGAGTTACAGAAAATGGATTTCGATATTGGTGGTTCGGGTTCCGACCTGCGTACCCCCAGTTGCTGCTGTGGTATGTCCCGTTGCGAATGGGCCTGTTACGACACGATGGCCATGTGCTACGATTTCACTATGCATTGGCAGGATGAATTGCACCGCCCGGCCTTCCCGTATAAATTCAAGTTCAAGTTCTCCGGTTGTCCGAACGACTGTGTCGCCTCTATCGCTCGTGCCGACATGTCGATCATCGGTACCTGGCGCGATGATATCCAGGTCAACCAGGCCGAAGTAAAGAACTATGTCGATAAGGGCTTGGATATCGAGTCCGATGTTATCGCCAACTGCCCCGGCAAGTGCATGGATTGGGACGGCGAAAAGCTGCATATCGACAATTCCTATTGTGTTCGCTGCATGCACTGCATCAACGTGATGCCGAAAGCTCTGGCTCCCGGAAAAGATCGCGGTGCGACGATTCTGCTCGGCGCCAAGGCTCCGATCATCGAGGGCGCATTGCTGTCGTCCGTGCTGATTCCGTTCTGGAAGCCGGAACCTCCGTACGATGATCTGAAGGAACTGGTCGAGGAGATCTGGGACCTCTGGTGCGAAGAAGGCAAGGCTCGTGAGCGTGTCGGAGAATTCATGCAGCGTGTCGGTCTGGGTAACTTCCTCGATGCCATCGGCGTCGAACCGGTGCCCGAGATGGTGGCCTCTCCACGTGACAATCCTTATGTCTTCTATGATCTGTCCGGTGACGACGAAGACGAGGATGAAGAATAG